The window GCTATATAAGAGTGAGCATATGGAGAGTTGTATCAATATCAAACTTTCACACTTGTGTTATGAATTAAATATCTCTTTTGAGGTGAGTTTCTTAAGCTTATCCCCGAATAAACTTGTCGCTTTCCTTAAAGGCTCATTTGCTATATGGGCATAACGTTGAGTTGTTGCTGCCTGAGTATGTCCTAGTAGCTTACCAACAATGGATAAGCTCAAGCCATCTGAAACTAAATGAGAAGCATGAGTGTGACGAAGATCATGAATACGAACATTCTCAAGGTTTGCTTCTTTTATAACCTTTTTCCAAAATGTTTTGATTTCTTGTAAAGGCTGCCCCTCTATCTTACTTGGGAACAAATATGGAGAATATTCTTTCCTGAAGTGTATAAGCTCGTTAATAACATCAATAGCATTTTCTGAAAGAGGAAGATGCTCTTTCTTTTTCTGCTTAGTTAAATGAGAAGGTTTTGTCCAAATGCCTTTTTCAAGGTCAAATTGATCCCATGTCGCTTGGAGAAGTTCTCCTTTTCTTGCGCCTGTAAGAAGCAATAATTTAAAGACATAAGTTGTTAGGTGATAGTTATACTTATCTAATACTGCCCACAGGCGCTGTAACTCTTCATCATTAAGCCACCGATCGCGTTTCTCTTCTTGATATTTTTCTATATTAAGTACTGGGTTATCTGCGCGCCAGCCCCACTCTTTGGCAAGGTTGAACATCTTACTTAGTAAGGATCTCACGCGATTTGCATGATAAGGCGTCTCTCTCAAATCCCTGTGTAATTTTTGTAGCTCGTGTGATGTAATGGCTCCAATATCTTGCTTCCCAAACTTTGGTAATATGACAGATGAAATCATACGCATATCATCTTTAACGCTTTTACTACGTTTGCTTATTTTAGCATGTAATTCAAGATATTCTTTAGCAAGATCTGCCATAGTACACTTTCTTTTATTCTCTTTATTATTTGTAGCTGGATCTTCGCCTAAGCTAATTCTTAATGAGAGTTGCCTTGCTTTCTCACGGGCTTCTTCCGTCGTAAGATTGCCATGAACTCCTATTTTAATTTTATGAGTTTTGTGAAATTCATTACGATACTGTAGAA of the Candidatus Paracaedimonas acanthamoebae genome contains:
- a CDS encoding tyrosine-type recombinase/integrase — translated: MTSQSINKIKLTKRAVETAAPHPTKRLFLWDTEVTGFNLRIYPTGRKTYFLQYRNEFHKTHKIKIGVHGNLTTEEAREKARQLSLRISLGEDPATNNKENKRKCTMADLAKEYLELHAKISKRSKSVKDDMRMISSVILPKFGKQDIGAITSHELQKLHRDLRETPYHANRVRSLLSKMFNLAKEWGWRADNPVLNIEKYQEEKRDRWLNDEELQRLWAVLDKYNYHLTTYVFKLLLLTGARKGELLQATWDQFDLEKGIWTKPSHLTKQKKKEHLPLSENAIDVINELIHFRKEYSPYLFPSKIEGQPLQEIKTFWKKVIKEANLENVRIHDLRHTHASHLVSDGLSLSIVGKLLGHTQAATTQRYAHIANEPLRKATSLFGDKLKKLTSKEIFNS